One Flagellimonas sp. CMM7 genomic region harbors:
- a CDS encoding T9SS type A sorting domain-containing protein: MKKLLLTTPLLSFFAAFFLLLSGVQAQNLKKTHDHAPQKGHDLYKKSKLYDSKKGPVGAKPKAVGDRAMDRLAYEYRQVQDPFTKKIPENILERTAEFSGKIDSTDIQQQMSKTYGGEASKKRFFYFRGRGPANVGGRTRALAIDRRNENTILAGGVSGGLWRSTNAGETWRRVTRKWQNPSITGIVQDPRKNRQNIWYYASGERYGNSAGAPGAFYQGSGIYKSYNNGRSWFRMRNTSDNDVTSITSFDLINSIAVHPANGNVYAATFDGLFRSKNGARSFEEVLPSGFDSQTEVIITPNGTIYGTVDIFGAENAGFYTSQDGDTWTNITPEGLFPSFGRTVMAYDPSDENRVFFFSYDLSNAGEAFLWRYQADAVTPEEQWVDLTANLPTNIGGLAGDLDLQGAYNMIIKVHPTNPDLVFLGGTNLYRSETGFTTPTGFEGWIGGYTIFSDSFGLYPNHHPDQHNLVFLPSNPNKAISANDGGVQVTEDITINTEPVSWTSLNNSYITTQPYAIAIDPEGNSQDIVAGFQDNGSWFTNSLNKNEPWEEDFGGDGSFNAIADGGLTRYVSAQFGVVFRFNFDETGEFVSFTRVQPSGASGFDFVAPFVLDPINDNIMYMPAGDRMWRNNNLDEIPLFSNAPTSVNWAEQTQTATPDGSIISGLDISKFPVANRLYYGTSSGLIFKMENANIDDQSPVDISSGKGLPEGNINQIYVDPTNSDRVIAVFSNYNIQSIFMSKNAGETWESISGNLEENKDGTGNGPSVRWFAISGNNNIYFAGTSTGLYASFYLNGDRTRWFREPAIVGNVVVPQVRTREDGFVAVAAHGNGVYNAQFYASRSPEAKLSNAYLLPDLVLPLNSADREVNVKDLFVNSRGRPISVELTNSNPDLVTAVLDGDMISLSFAPDSDGSAAIGLIATSGREQVAEGFTVTLTEFPIYEQNDVSTSSTPSQLIPDFGGALLQSADDFIIPEGSQWTINSVVAFGGANNSPLLTSANVVIYENNGGFPGAIIYDSGAIAPTSAPTNVNLSLDLPEQVVLESGTYWLSVYANLDFLPDETQWFWLTQAGLIGNSNLFRDTADLFGTGAIDWVPTNLVFGGDPEDQIFQIFGTVDSGSTGDTAVEIAPSGVAGQDNSQSLATLETEVITAVWPNPSTDEFYFALKNTEDEKVSAQIFNMVGQKVFEMEGTSSSKPIIWNASNSPAGIYFVKITGLNTNENFKIIKK; the protein is encoded by the coding sequence ATGAAAAAACTACTACTCACTACACCACTACTTTCATTTTTCGCGGCTTTTTTTCTCCTTCTTTCTGGAGTACAGGCCCAAAATTTGAAAAAAACACATGATCATGCCCCTCAAAAAGGACATGACCTTTACAAAAAGTCCAAGCTCTATGATAGTAAAAAAGGACCTGTTGGTGCCAAACCAAAAGCAGTTGGCGATCGCGCTATGGATAGGTTGGCTTATGAATATAGACAAGTACAAGATCCATTTACCAAAAAAATTCCAGAAAATATTCTTGAGCGAACTGCCGAATTCTCTGGTAAAATTGACTCTACCGACATTCAACAACAAATGTCAAAAACCTATGGTGGCGAAGCTTCAAAAAAGCGATTTTTCTATTTTAGAGGGAGAGGCCCCGCTAATGTAGGTGGAAGAACGAGAGCCTTGGCCATTGATAGAAGGAACGAGAATACCATTTTAGCCGGTGGAGTTTCAGGAGGGCTTTGGCGTTCTACAAACGCTGGAGAAACTTGGAGAAGGGTTACCAGAAAATGGCAGAACCCAAGTATTACGGGCATTGTACAAGACCCAAGAAAGAACCGTCAAAATATTTGGTATTATGCATCGGGCGAGCGTTACGGGAACTCAGCTGGGGCACCAGGAGCGTTTTATCAAGGATCCGGAATTTATAAATCTTACAATAATGGGAGAAGTTGGTTTAGAATGCGAAACACTTCTGACAACGATGTAACCTCAATTACCTCTTTTGATTTAATCAACAGCATTGCCGTGCATCCTGCAAATGGCAATGTTTATGCTGCTACTTTTGATGGCCTGTTCCGTTCTAAAAATGGTGCGCGATCTTTTGAAGAAGTTCTACCAAGTGGATTTGATAGTCAAACTGAAGTCATTATCACCCCTAACGGAACTATTTATGGCACTGTCGATATATTTGGAGCTGAAAATGCTGGATTCTATACCTCACAAGATGGGGACACTTGGACCAACATAACACCGGAAGGTTTATTTCCATCTTTTGGAAGAACAGTTATGGCCTATGATCCATCAGATGAAAATCGCGTCTTTTTCTTTTCTTATGATTTAAGCAATGCTGGCGAGGCATTTCTTTGGAGGTACCAGGCAGATGCAGTAACCCCGGAAGAGCAATGGGTCGATTTAACCGCAAACCTTCCTACTAACATTGGAGGATTGGCAGGTGATTTAGATCTTCAAGGTGCTTATAACATGATTATTAAGGTACACCCTACAAACCCAGATTTAGTATTCTTAGGAGGCACCAACCTCTACCGATCCGAAACGGGCTTTACAACTCCTACAGGTTTTGAAGGATGGATAGGAGGTTATACCATTTTCAGCGATAGTTTTGGACTTTATCCTAATCACCATCCCGATCAGCATAATTTGGTTTTCTTGCCTTCCAATCCAAACAAAGCCATATCGGCCAATGATGGTGGAGTGCAGGTCACTGAGGATATTACGATAAACACCGAACCCGTTAGTTGGACATCTTTAAACAACAGTTACATTACAACCCAACCATATGCCATTGCCATAGACCCAGAAGGCAATAGCCAAGATATTGTTGCAGGTTTCCAGGACAATGGAAGTTGGTTTACCAATTCATTAAATAAAAATGAGCCATGGGAAGAAGATTTTGGTGGTGATGGTTCATTTAATGCCATAGCAGATGGCGGTCTTACCCGCTATGTTTCTGCGCAATTTGGTGTAGTATTCCGTTTTAACTTTGATGAAACTGGAGAGTTTGTCTCCTTCACCCGTGTACAACCATCTGGTGCAAGTGGATTTGACTTTGTAGCTCCCTTTGTATTAGATCCAATCAATGACAATATTATGTATATGCCTGCGGGCGATCGCATGTGGAGAAACAACAATTTAGATGAAATCCCTTTGTTTTCAAATGCTCCAACCTCTGTAAATTGGGCTGAGCAGACACAAACCGCAACCCCAGATGGTTCTATTATTTCGGGATTGGATATTTCAAAATTCCCTGTCGCCAATAGACTGTATTATGGTACTTCTAGTGGCTTGATTTTTAAAATGGAAAATGCAAATATTGATGACCAATCGCCAGTGGACATTTCTTCTGGAAAAGGACTCCCTGAGGGAAACATTAATCAAATTTATGTTGACCCCACTAACTCAGATCGTGTTATAGCTGTTTTCTCCAATTATAATATCCAAAGTATTTTCATGAGTAAAAATGCAGGGGAGACTTGGGAAAGTATTAGCGGTAATTTAGAGGAAAATAAGGATGGAACTGGAAACGGCCCTTCGGTTAGGTGGTTTGCCATAAGTGGAAACAATAACATTTATTTTGCTGGCACAAGTACTGGACTGTATGCTTCTTTCTATTTAAATGGAGACCGCACACGCTGGTTTAGGGAGCCTGCCATTGTAGGCAATGTTGTTGTACCTCAAGTTAGAACAAGAGAAGATGGTTTTGTTGCTGTAGCCGCACATGGGAATGGGGTTTACAATGCGCAATTCTACGCATCTCGTTCCCCCGAAGCAAAGCTTAGTAATGCGTATCTGTTACCTGATTTGGTTTTACCCTTAAACAGTGCAGATAGAGAAGTCAATGTAAAAGACTTATTTGTCAATTCTAGGGGAAGGCCAATTTCCGTTGAACTCACCAACTCAAATCCAGATTTGGTAACAGCTGTGTTAGATGGAGATATGATTTCTCTTTCATTTGCTCCAGATTCTGACGGCTCAGCAGCTATTGGACTTATAGCAACTTCAGGTAGGGAACAGGTTGCGGAAGGATTTACGGTTACACTTACAGAGTTCCCTATTTATGAGCAAAACGATGTATCAACCAGCAGTACCCCTTCACAACTGATACCAGATTTTGGTGGAGCACTATTACAGTCTGCAGATGATTTCATAATCCCTGAAGGAAGTCAGTGGACCATTAATAGCGTGGTAGCCTTTGGAGGTGCAAATAACAGCCCCTTGTTGACAAGTGCTAATGTTGTAATCTATGAGAATAACGGAGGTTTCCCAGGAGCAATAATCTATGATAGTGGAGCTATAGCGCCTACTTCCGCTCCCACAAATGTTAATCTAAGTTTGGATCTTCCAGAACAAGTAGTTTTGGAATCTGGAACGTACTGGCTTTCTGTATATGCCAATCTTGACTTTCTTCCAGATGAGACCCAGTGGTTCTGGTTAACACAAGCTGGATTAATTGGAAACAGTAATCTATTTAGGGATACCGCCGACTTGTTTGGAACCGGTGCCATAGATTGGGTTCCCACAAATCTTGTTTTTGGAGGTGATCCTGAAGATCAAATTTTTCAAATTTTTGGAACTGTGGATAGTGGGTCTACAGGAGATACCGCCGTCGAAATTGCTCCTTCTGGAGTTGCAGGTCAAGATAATTCTCAAAGTCTAGCTACTTTAGAGACAGAAGTGATTACCGCGGTTTGGCCTAATCCCTCTACAGACGAATTCTATTTTGCTCTAAAAAACACTGAAGATGAAAAGGTAAGTGCCCAAATCTTCAACATGGTAGGTCAAAAAGTTTTTGAAATGGAAGGAACAAGCAGTTCCAAGCCTATTATATGGAATGCGTCCAACAGCCCGGCTGGCATTTATTTTGTAAAAATCACAGGATTAAACACTAACGAAAATTTCAAAATAATTAAAAAATAA
- a CDS encoding metallophosphoesterase yields the protein MRTLVIGDVHSGLRALEQLIVRAKVTREDHLIFLGDYVDAWSSAVETIDFLIKLKDDFKCTFIRGNHDELCREWLLTKEENPQWLAHGGTATRDSYLRAARENWDTHLEFYAQLENYYLDDDNRLYLHAGYTNLKGVAFEYFDQLFYWDRTLWELAKAIDPALKPEDRYFPKRLTHYKEIFIGHTPLSKKDVVSPQSGANVWNVDTGAAFMGALTMMDVDTKEFWQSDPVHTFYPGEKGRN from the coding sequence ATGAGGACCTTGGTTATAGGTGATGTCCATTCAGGATTAAGAGCTTTGGAACAACTTATTGTTAGGGCTAAAGTGACCCGGGAAGATCACCTAATTTTCCTAGGAGATTATGTGGATGCCTGGAGCAGCGCTGTGGAAACCATTGATTTTTTAATTAAGCTTAAAGATGATTTCAAATGCACCTTTATTAGGGGAAACCATGATGAACTTTGTAGGGAATGGCTTTTGACCAAAGAAGAAAACCCACAATGGCTTGCCCATGGGGGAACGGCAACCAGAGACTCATACCTAAGGGCAGCTAGAGAAAACTGGGACACTCACCTTGAGTTTTACGCTCAATTGGAAAACTATTATCTGGATGATGACAATAGACTTTACCTTCATGCAGGTTATACAAATTTAAAAGGAGTGGCTTTTGAATATTTTGACCAATTGTTCTATTGGGACAGAACTTTGTGGGAGTTGGCCAAAGCAATAGATCCAGCATTAAAACCAGAAGACAGATACTTTCCAAAAAGGCTGACTCACTACAAAGAGATTTTCATTGGCCATACACCACTTTCCAAAAAAGATGTTGTTTCTCCTCAGAGTGGAGCCAATGTTTGGAACGTAGACACTGGTGCTGCTTTCATGGGAGCCTTAACAATGATGGACGTGGATACAAAAGAGTTTTGGCAAAGCGACCCCGTGCATACTTTTTATCCTGGAGAAAAGGGCAGAAACTAG
- a CDS encoding acyl-ACP desaturase, which produces MSLKNIRLEVMEAIEPKVQGFMDSFLIPIEDIWQPSDFLPDSQNENFFAETEQIREEAKELGYDFWVTLVADTITEEALPTYESWLMDVEGIDQHSGKENGWSKWVRAWTAEENRHGDVLNKYLYLSGRVNMREIEITTQHLISDGFDIGTDRDPYKNFVYTTFQELATNISHKRVGKMAKEKGNALLGKMCNIIAGDEMRHHLAYREFVKTILGQDPNGMIEAFADMMKKKIVMPAHFLRESGDSIGSAFEQFSDCAQRLGVYTAQDYIEILKKLNDYWEVGNLRGLSEQAEKARDYLMKLPDRLQRISERMQFGQDQHKFKWVEANGML; this is translated from the coding sequence ATGTCATTAAAAAATATTCGGTTAGAAGTTATGGAAGCCATAGAACCAAAAGTACAGGGCTTTATGGACTCATTTCTTATACCCATAGAAGATATATGGCAACCGAGTGATTTTTTACCAGATTCCCAGAACGAAAATTTCTTTGCGGAGACCGAGCAAATTCGAGAAGAAGCGAAAGAACTTGGATATGATTTTTGGGTTACTTTGGTTGCGGACACCATTACTGAAGAGGCCTTGCCTACATATGAATCCTGGTTGATGGATGTTGAGGGGATAGACCAACATAGCGGAAAGGAAAATGGTTGGAGCAAATGGGTGAGAGCTTGGACGGCAGAGGAAAATAGGCATGGGGATGTACTAAACAAATACTTGTATTTATCTGGGCGAGTAAATATGAGAGAAATAGAAATTACAACGCAACATTTAATATCTGATGGTTTCGACATTGGAACCGATAGAGACCCCTATAAAAACTTTGTCTATACCACTTTTCAGGAGCTGGCCACTAATATTTCCCATAAACGAGTTGGGAAAATGGCCAAGGAAAAAGGAAATGCGCTATTAGGAAAAATGTGTAATATTATCGCAGGTGATGAGATGAGACACCATTTAGCCTATCGAGAATTTGTGAAAACAATTCTAGGACAGGACCCTAATGGAATGATAGAGGCTTTTGCTGATATGATGAAGAAAAAGATTGTAATGCCTGCTCACTTCTTAAGAGAATCTGGAGATAGTATTGGTTCAGCATTTGAACAATTTTCAGATTGTGCTCAGCGACTTGGGGTGTACACGGCACAAGATTATATCGAAATTTTAAAGAAGTTAAATGATTACTGGGAGGTAGGAAATTTAAGAGGACTTTCTGAACAAGCGGAAAAAGCTCGTGATTATTTGATGAAACTTCCTGATAGACTTCAACGCATTTCTGAACGAATGCAATTTGGCCAAGACCAACATAAATTTAAATGGGTCGAAGCAAATGGGATGTTATAA
- a CDS encoding OmpA family protein, protein MTRKTTYLLGILAVVIIGTFLYWNLCSECRIARNQEGISPIKSIITSPTYPFLVSDGDYSYEAKENFNFNVSNPSFLMPISSDLKDGIVSLKDYLSSNEQRTIDLTGFYSSNEENYTSFSNLGLARANSVKNHLMLSGIPSAQINTAGELKENMISHDDVLLGPITYSISKQEEEPSTIN, encoded by the coding sequence ATGACAAGAAAGACCACCTATTTACTGGGGATACTTGCTGTAGTCATTATTGGAACATTTCTCTACTGGAATCTTTGTAGTGAATGTAGGATTGCAAGGAATCAAGAAGGAATTAGCCCTATAAAATCGATAATAACATCCCCAACTTATCCTTTTTTAGTTAGCGATGGCGATTATTCTTATGAAGCAAAAGAAAACTTCAACTTCAATGTTTCCAATCCTTCCTTCTTAATGCCTATTTCAAGTGACCTAAAAGATGGTATTGTCAGTCTAAAAGATTATCTAAGTTCTAACGAACAGAGAACAATTGACCTTACAGGCTTTTACTCAAGTAATGAAGAGAATTACACTTCATTTTCCAATTTAGGATTGGCAAGGGCCAATTCAGTTAAAAATCACCTAATGCTAAGTGGTATTCCATCAGCACAAATCAATACTGCGGGAGAACTAAAAGAAAATATGATTTCCCATGATGACGTTCTTTTAGGGCCGATCACATATAGCATTTCCAAACAAGAAGAGGAACCCTCAACAATAAACTAA
- a CDS encoding aldehyde dehydrogenase family protein: protein MSKIATAFGINEALKQLGLTEINEGTSTGSKNFGSGEIISSYSPVDGALIGKVKTTSPSDYEKVMESATSSFKEWRLMPAPQRGEIVRQFGEKLRELKEPLGKLVSYEMGKSYQEGLGEVQEMIDICDFAVGLSRQLHGLTMHSERPGHRMYEQYHSLGVVGIISAFNFPVAVWAWNTALAWICGDVCVWKPSEKTPMCGIACQNIAAEVFKANGLPEGISCLINGDYKVGEMMTQDNRIPLVSATGSIRMGKIVAQAVAARLGKSLLELGGNNAIIVTPDADIKMTVIGAVFGAVGTAGQRCTSTRRLIIHDSIYDKVKDAVVAAYQQLRIGNPLDENNHVGPLIDTDAVSMYKKALEKVVEEGGKIIVEGGVLDGEGYESGCYVKPAIAEAQNNFEIVQHETFAPVLYLLKYSGDVENAIAIQNGVVQGLSSAIMTNNLREAERFLSAWGSDCGIANVNIGTSGAEIGGAFGGEKETGGGRESGSDAWKVYMRRQTNTINYTTELPLAQGIKFDL, encoded by the coding sequence ATGTCAAAAATTGCAACTGCTTTTGGAATAAATGAGGCCCTAAAACAACTTGGGTTAACTGAAATAAATGAAGGTACATCTACCGGGTCAAAAAACTTTGGCTCAGGCGAGATTATTTCTTCCTATTCTCCTGTTGATGGAGCTCTTATCGGGAAGGTAAAAACCACATCTCCGTCAGATTATGAAAAAGTGATGGAATCTGCTACTTCCTCCTTTAAAGAATGGCGCTTGATGCCCGCACCACAAAGAGGAGAAATTGTAAGGCAGTTTGGTGAAAAATTACGAGAGCTCAAGGAACCGTTGGGCAAACTGGTTTCCTATGAAATGGGGAAGTCTTACCAAGAAGGATTGGGGGAGGTCCAAGAAATGATAGATATCTGTGATTTTGCAGTCGGCCTTTCAAGACAATTGCACGGATTGACCATGCATTCAGAACGTCCTGGACACAGAATGTACGAACAATATCATTCCTTAGGGGTAGTAGGAATTATTTCCGCCTTTAATTTTCCGGTTGCTGTTTGGGCTTGGAACACGGCTCTAGCATGGATTTGTGGTGATGTATGTGTTTGGAAACCATCTGAAAAAACTCCTATGTGTGGCATTGCTTGCCAAAACATAGCTGCTGAAGTATTTAAGGCAAATGGTTTGCCAGAAGGCATTTCCTGTCTAATAAATGGGGATTATAAAGTTGGTGAAATGATGACCCAAGACAATAGAATTCCTTTGGTTTCTGCCACAGGTTCTATTCGTATGGGAAAAATAGTTGCACAAGCAGTGGCGGCGAGATTAGGTAAATCTTTGTTGGAACTTGGTGGTAACAATGCCATTATTGTAACTCCAGATGCTGATATTAAAATGACAGTCATTGGCGCTGTTTTTGGTGCGGTGGGAACAGCAGGACAACGTTGTACCTCAACAAGAAGATTAATTATTCATGATTCCATCTATGATAAGGTTAAAGATGCCGTAGTAGCTGCCTACCAACAGTTACGCATTGGAAATCCGTTAGACGAGAACAATCACGTTGGTCCTTTAATTGATACTGATGCTGTTTCCATGTATAAAAAAGCATTGGAGAAAGTAGTTGAAGAAGGAGGAAAAATCATTGTAGAGGGAGGCGTTCTAGATGGTGAAGGTTATGAAAGCGGTTGTTATGTAAAACCCGCCATTGCTGAAGCCCAGAATAATTTCGAAATTGTACAGCATGAGACTTTTGCTCCAGTACTGTACCTGTTAAAATATTCAGGGGATGTAGAAAATGCCATTGCCATTCAAAATGGTGTGGTACAAGGTCTCTCCTCAGCTATTATGACCAACAACCTTCGCGAGGCAGAGCGTTTTCTGTCTGCTTGGGGTAGCGACTGTGGTATTGCCAATGTAAATATTGGAACATCTGGTGCAGAAATAGGTGGTGCCTTTGGAGGAGAAAAAGAGACAGGCGGTGGACGTGAAAGTGGTTCGGATGCTTGGAAGGTGTATATGAGAAGACAGACAAATACTATTAATTATACAACTGAATTGCCTCTAGCTCAAGGTATAAAATTTGACTTGTAA
- a CDS encoding DUF1304 domain-containing protein, with protein sequence MLLAAKFIIVVVAILHFYFLWLEMFAWTTKAKKVFRSFPEDLFEPTKTLAANQGLYNGFLAAGLVWSLLIHDSLWQVYVALFFLGCVAVAGIYGAATASKKIFTIQALPALVGIILLLLHHFL encoded by the coding sequence ATGTTACTAGCGGCAAAATTTATTATCGTAGTGGTGGCCATTCTACATTTTTACTTTTTATGGTTAGAGATGTTTGCTTGGACCACCAAAGCCAAGAAAGTATTCCGGAGTTTTCCAGAAGATTTGTTTGAACCCACCAAAACCTTAGCGGCAAACCAAGGACTCTATAATGGGTTTTTAGCAGCTGGGCTTGTGTGGTCTCTTCTTATACACGATTCATTGTGGCAAGTTTATGTTGCTCTGTTTTTTCTTGGTTGTGTTGCAGTTGCTGGAATCTATGGTGCAGCAACGGCATCAAAAAAAATATTTACAATACAAGCGCTTCCAGCATTAGTGGGAATTATATTGCTATTACTTCATCATTTCCTTTAA
- a CDS encoding 3-hydroxyanthranilate 3,4-dioxygenase has translation MAIQAPFNLNKWIEENRHFLKPPVGNRNLYKDAGDYIVMIVAGPNARKDYHYNETEELFYQLEGNIEVHIQEEGQKRTLTLGPGDMYLHPAKVPHSPVRYEDSIGLVIERKRADMNVDDGLLWFCDNCNNKLYEAYFTLHDIEKDFLSHFKHFYSSEDLRTCNNCGTIMPVDERFIAKD, from the coding sequence ATGGCTATTCAGGCACCTTTTAATCTGAACAAGTGGATAGAAGAAAACCGCCACTTTCTTAAACCCCCTGTAGGTAACAGAAATTTGTATAAAGATGCAGGCGACTATATTGTAATGATTGTTGCGGGGCCCAATGCCCGTAAAGATTATCATTATAACGAGACTGAAGAGCTTTTTTATCAGCTTGAAGGAAATATTGAAGTTCATATTCAAGAAGAAGGACAGAAAAGAACCTTAACGCTAGGTCCTGGTGATATGTATCTGCACCCAGCTAAAGTACCTCACTCTCCTGTACGATATGAAGACTCTATTGGTTTAGTTATAGAGCGGAAAAGAGCTGATATGAATGTGGATGATGGCTTGCTGTGGTTTTGTGACAACTGCAACAACAAATTGTATGAAGCTTACTTTACGTTACATGATATTGAAAAAGATTTTTTAAGTCATTTTAAGCATTTTTATAGTTCTGAAGACTTGCGTACCTGCAATAATTGTGGAACTATTATGCCCGTTGATGAACGATTTATAGCAAAAGACTAA
- a CDS encoding CAP domain-containing protein codes for MKKIYYTFLVAISVVILSMCSKTSSVEEEKFEEAFLENEKVIINPSAMETEVLALINEHRASIGASTLQTSSASYEYAEDHNNYMIAQKTLSHDNFQSRASKIALEIGAVDVGENVARYYTTAELVLDGWLESTSHKEAIEGEYTHTTLSITLDKDGRPYFTQIFMQVE; via the coding sequence ATGAAAAAAATATATTACACTTTTTTAGTTGCAATATCTGTAGTGATACTTAGCATGTGCAGCAAAACATCTTCTGTTGAAGAAGAAAAATTTGAGGAAGCTTTTTTGGAAAACGAAAAGGTCATTATTAATCCATCAGCAATGGAAACTGAAGTTCTTGCTTTAATCAATGAACATAGAGCATCAATAGGAGCAAGTACATTGCAAACTAGTAGCGCGTCATACGAGTACGCGGAAGACCATAATAATTATATGATCGCGCAAAAAACACTCAGTCATGACAATTTTCAGTCTAGAGCTTCAAAAATTGCATTGGAAATAGGTGCTGTGGATGTAGGAGAGAATGTAGCAAGATATTACACAACTGCCGAGTTGGTCCTTGATGGTTGGCTAGAAAGTACTTCGCATAAAGAGGCGATTGAAGGAGAATATACGCATACCACATTGAGCATAACGCTTGACAAGGATGGTAGACCTTATTTTACCCAGATTTTCATGCAAGTGGAATAA
- a CDS encoding CvpA family protein, whose product MSFLDIVIGILLVWGLYKGLKNGLFVEIASLVALIAGIYGAIHFSYIAGDYLAENMNWNERYLKITSFLITFFAIVLLVHFAGKFLTKIADFAMLGLLNKIAGGVFGALKVAIIIGALLVFFERLTSSLNFVNEDTKKESIFYEPVKEIGAFVFSFVLQDKEQESEETEN is encoded by the coding sequence ATGAGCTTTTTGGATATTGTTATAGGGATACTTTTGGTCTGGGGTCTTTACAAAGGCCTAAAAAACGGGCTTTTTGTTGAAATAGCATCTCTAGTAGCCTTAATAGCGGGTATTTATGGAGCCATTCATTTTTCTTACATCGCTGGGGACTACCTTGCAGAAAACATGAATTGGAATGAGCGATATCTAAAAATTACTTCATTTTTAATTACCTTTTTTGCTATTGTCCTACTAGTACATTTTGCAGGGAAGTTCTTGACCAAGATAGCCGACTTTGCCATGCTTGGCCTTTTGAACAAAATTGCTGGAGGTGTTTTTGGAGCCTTAAAAGTTGCTATAATTATTGGGGCGTTGTTGGTCTTCTTTGAACGACTTACTTCTTCTTTAAACTTTGTAAATGAAGACACCAAAAAGGAATCTATCTTTTATGAACCTGTAAAAGAAATTGGCGCTTTCGTTTTTTCTTTTGTGTTGCAGGATAAAGAACAAGAGTCAGAGGAAACTGAAAACTGA
- a CDS encoding antibiotic biosynthesis monooxygenase encodes MELQKPYYAVIFTSTRTEGDNGYGEMSIEMEKLARQQPGFLDVESARDGIGITVSYWESLEAITDWKANVDHRVAQRNGIKEWYSWYKVRICLVEREYDFNQNKK; translated from the coding sequence ATGGAACTTCAAAAACCATATTACGCAGTAATTTTTACGAGCACTAGAACAGAGGGTGATAATGGATATGGAGAGATGTCCATTGAAATGGAAAAACTGGCACGGCAACAACCCGGTTTTTTGGATGTTGAAAGCGCAAGGGATGGAATTGGAATTACTGTTAGCTATTGGGAAAGCCTAGAAGCCATTACCGACTGGAAAGCAAATGTGGACCATAGGGTTGCCCAGAGAAATGGAATTAAGGAGTGGTACTCTTGGTATAAGGTTAGAATTTGTTTGGTAGAACGGGAGTATGATTTTAATCAGAATAAAAAGTAG